The DNA region GTCGCAAAAAGTTACATTTGGCCTTGgatccacctctctctctctctctctctctctctaaatgacACAATGTATTTGACATATTTTGGTTTCTGTAATTCTTGCTGACACATCCTCTCAGCTCGATTTGTTTTATTTCACGCATTACACACTCTCTTAACGGCctttaaaatctctctctctctctctcttgtgtgcTGATAGAGAGAGCTGGATCAGCACCAGCGACGGGCAGAGGAGGAGAGTGATAGAGTGCTAGAGCAGATTGCTGCAGGGGAGGATGGCAGAGGAATGGATCTCTCCTGGACCAGCACCCAGTGCAACTACTCCAGCCCTGCTCATAGCAGACTTGACTCAGCCACGCCGACAATTCCAGCCCCAGGCTTTGGCCCAGCTCCACAGACAAGGCCCCGAAATTATCCAGCTAGCCCAACGGCAGCATTTCCGCCACAGGTACGAGTccaattctctttctctctctccttcaaaCACTCTCTCGGGTCTACTGACCAGGGCACTGCAGAGCAATCCTAGTGTGCGTCTGTGTGTCTAGGTGCGTGAATGGACTGCTTACAAtactattaatatttaaattacaatGAGAGATGTCTGCCCCACTGAGTATAGCCATTGTCTTTTACTGTCTCCATCAGTAGGCAATCATAATCTGTCTTGCTATGTGTCAAAGCTGAATTTATGCCCTAGCACAAAAACACGGTCTGCCTATCTTGTAATTCTCCTTGGAAAACAACAGCACAATGCAGCTTGCCCTTACTAAAAAAATACTGTGGCCATAAACTGGTACACTGTGGGTATTTGATGGTAATGCCatgatactgaatgattaccatagtAATTTCCAATTGTCCAAAACATTATGGTATTATCATGGCACATgtccaaaacaaaacatggtttacCATGGTACTATGTCCAGAAcatcatggtattatcatggtacctGTCCAAAAAAAGAGCCATGGTACCATGCTGCAGAGCAATCGAACAATCTGGCACATTAATAAAGAATACAACTTATGTATTGTTAAAAGTGTGCTTACTGGCTCTTTCATAACGGCTTCAATCATGCAGACGTCCGATTAGAATTTAAGGTTTTGAAACGCTTGAGAACGCATCAAAGTTTGATGTCTGTCTGTTACTGGTCATAACTCTCTGGTATATTTATGTATACACAGTGTTGGTGTGTTTTTATGTAGGTGAGGGCAGGTGTTGAGGACCTGAAGGAGGCACGAGCTGAACTCACAGAAGCCAGAAAGCAATGGCACCGTCTACAGGTGGAGATTGAATCGCTGCATGCAATGGTGTGTATTAAACTCCCACACATATAGCCACAGGCACACTCAAACAccctccagggggattgtccctgcaataagtgctTAGGTTCCTCCAGGGGAACTGTTACCAACAAGAGGGTTGCTGGTTCAGTCTCCTGAAGGGGTGGACAATGAGCCATCACAATTGTGCCCTATGAGCAACGTGTCCAAATGATAGaatgctccagggggattgtcctagTAAGAATTGCTCAGACTGCTCCAGGGGTACTGTCACTCACCAAATGCTTGCTGGTTCAATATCCGGAAAGCATGATCCAGAACTATTGTGCCCTTGAGCTATGCTCCCAGGCACTGACCACCTAACAGGGAATGTTCCAAAAACTTTGGTTGATGAAATGTAAAGGTAAGGAACAAACATTACTAGAATACCCTTGTAACGTTATTACTATTCAATAATATTTCTCACAGTATTAGGAAACACTCATAGTACAACATTGTTCGTACATCCTTTAAATTGTATTTCTTGACATTTTTTGTCAGagagtaaaaatgtatatgttgtgaAGTTGGCTAATTGCATTTTCAGGAATCTTATGTCAGTCATTGAGTAACATTCTACtcgcttttaaaaaaaaaaacagacattttcatatTCCTACAACCCTAATGTAACATTTGGGAAATAATTTTAAGCTCcagggggggttgtccctgtaataagctcATGGTGACATCTATGGCGACATCATGTGAAATTTGCGGCCAATTATTTCATTTAGcgaatgcttttatccaaagcaaattgcACACTTGCTTTAAGGGAAATCTCTTTGAGGTACCTGTGCTTTACTCAGTAGTGCTTTGGTGGCAGCTTATGGATTGTCCCTTGTGGGACTTGAACCTACAAATGTTTGTTTACTAACCTCAATCTATTCCACCAGCCATAAAAATCTGATTCTATTCTATCAGGAGAAAAGTCTCCAAAGCTCCCTACACCACACTCAGCTCCAGTACTCCGTGCAGCTCAAGGACCTCTCCGGGTCTGTGAGGAGTCTGGAGTCGGAGTTGGAAACAGTCCAAAATGAACTAGAGGTCCAGAGGCAGAACCACAGCCAGTTACTCAACACCAAGATGAGGCTGGAAAGAGAGATCACCACCTACAGAAAACTCTTGGAACATGAGGAGGGCAGGTAAGGGTTCACTGAGTTTTAAGCAATAAAAATCGTTTACACATGCTCAAACTTGTATGGTGCCAAACAACAGATGTAGGATTTGTCTTTTATGCAAAGTTGTATATTGGAAACTTGACAACGTTTGAGGTATTTGCAAAGTGCCCTACATGTAATGAGCAGTCAATCAACCAAACGTTTAGGGTTTCTAGGGTTCAAAACTAAGAAAACTGGTTTAGGGCCATAATAAGATTATGGCCCTAAACCAACTTGTGTAGAAAAAGGGTTCTTCGTTTGCTTCTGACATATAGGTTTCTGACATCAGAAGGCCAGTCTCTCAAACTGAAGACATGGAAAGCATCAGTTCATGCTCCAGAGCAGAACGGACTTCCCAACGGATGTGACGAGGAAATCGTTCAGCCCGTTTCCACTGAGAGAACTCCAAAAAGTAGCCCAGTCCTTCATCGACATAGGAATCTTGTTGTTTTGACAGGTCAGGCCAACAGAAAATACCATCTTCATCCTCAACTTCATTGTTGGACATTGAATGCATCTTCTTTCAGACTCATTCTCATTCTCATTCTCCACAATAGTTAATTATACAACTGTGAGAAAGCAAATGTCCAGGTCTTATGACTCTTTGTTTGTTTGGTGTTTTTACTCAGAACCAATCGGGAACAAAGATGGGGAGATCTGTACTGTGAAGACTCAGGAGATTCTAGAGGGAAATATACTGAGAGAAAGCGCAGAGGGTCACGGAAGTGTGGAgtgagtttacatacacttacttCCTTTCCCTGGTTGGCTGATCTTCGCTAAGATGGTTTACCAGCATGCCCAATATGTGATCAACTGACCAGCTGAAACATACCCAAAATCCTTCTTAAACCAGCCAACTAACCTTAGCTTAggatggttttagctggtttaaggtggtcttagctggttttagatgacctcccagcctggccaagctgctGCTCAGCTGACCATCTGAAAAGCACCCAAAATATCTAAACCAGCCCAACTAAAAAACCTGAGCAATCAGTTTAGACTTGTCTTAGCTGGCCTCCCAGCCTGACCATATGAAAGGCTCCCCAAACCCTTCTAAAACTAGCCAACTGACCAGCCTGacagaccagcttagaccagccaATCAGTTTTGGCAGTTATATAGAGCTTAGCTGCCCTGGAAAACCATATGCATTTCACAAATTCAAAACAAAGATCTTGACGTGTTTCGTCTTGCATGTGGTATTGAAGGCAATAGCAATTAtggtttaacttttaatttttaaactgGCACATTCTATGTCGTAAACTCCCTTTTAAACTTTCGCagacatattttttgtgtgtaatgctTTTCTGTTTTGTGCTACAGGACAGAAAATATTGACAAGGTGATCAGGCAATGGGAAGGTTCCTTCTTTCAAGGAAATCCAAAGTTGAGGAAGAAATCTGTTTCTCTGCGTTTCAACCTTCACATGGCCGTAGCAGATGAGGGCTGTGGTCAGACAAAACAGGACAGTCTCCCTAATGTGGAAGTCCGTCTGGTCATGAAGCGGTCCCGCAGCATACCTACCTTTGCTGAGTGATGTCACAATGCAACTACATCCCAATTGTGACATCAGAAAACGACCACATCCCAACTGTGACCTCACAATGCTACCATCACAGATCAGTAGTGGCGGCGCTGTTGCAATGTTTAAGTGTTAACATTCACGGTAACGAGAAGCGAACGACACAATTAAGTGACATAGAACTTTTGCCAAGTCCTAGGAATAATTAGCAACACATCATCgattaagcattttaaaacaaaactcaAATTGCTCTAATGATTGTTAAGAACTCATTGCATATAAAGCTACTTTCAGAAAAATCAACtcaaattattttgtaatgtttcatgtttgtgactAGAGCGCAATGCTTTCTGCGTTCGCTCTACTGTAACATTATTCCTGATCattagtatattatattattaaaaaccttgataagtattgttttgtaatACGTGTTCAGTTTAAACATGAATTGACCTAAAATCTCACGGTAAACAAGCGATCACAGTGGTTGAAGCCAAGAATTTCCCACTATAGATAGATGCCTTATTCAATCTGACAAATGCTTCTGGAAATATAATTTAACACTCCAGTGAATGCAAAGAGAGTATCTCGTACTCGTTCTACAAGAAAATCTAGCGTGAACCAAAACAAAAGATTTACAGCAACACGATTGTACTGTTGTCACGATATTGCCTGCGCTGACGTTTACAAAATAAGTAACAGTAAAAGTCATCAGCCTATCactgcaaatgaaaaacaaaaaaaaacggtTTGACACATAAATAACCTCTGCATTCATTACATTGCCTTTAAAAGTTACATTGCTTCGCTTTACAGATGCAAAGTTTACACTTTATTTAAAGTGCGAATACTGTGTCTTCCTATCTAAAATTATGAAGGATTATTCAGAAACTGTGAAATGACAATACTTCTGAACAACAGAAAAAGAAATGCAGCATTTGTGATTTACATATATAAAACGATTAAATTGATTTATGTACCCATTATGTTCTACCTCTGTACTGTAAATAAATGGGGTTCTTCCTGACGCAACAAagaatttaaaattgtattgattCTGAATAAATCTATATCTCTAAAATATGGATGCTATCCTCTCTTAAGAGTATTTCTTGTTAGTTGGCTCTTTAGTTTCTTATGTAATACATAATCGGGTGTCATACATGATAAGATATTGATGTTATCTCTCATAACTGAAGAAACAATTGCCTGCTAAGTGATTTGGTTTCTACACTGTATGACAGGTGCTAATAAAGCTATTATTATTTCCAAATGAGCTATTTAAAAGAATCAAAACTGTGCAAAGATGATTCATTATTCAGATCACAGCGCCTGAAAACTAGCACACAACACAGATGTCCCAGTTAAACGTGGGCCAGACTGTAACAGAATAAAGATGACAAATCACAGTAAATGTATTCAGGTCTCATACAGAGATAATGGTGTGCACAGaagtaaaataaaacacaaatatgtTGCACAATCCTTGGCAGACATTGCAAATAGCAAAGGACTCAACAAGTTGAGGAGATGGAGGTAGAGTTCAGATAGTACTTTCAACATTAGGATTAATACGCCAAAGTTGCTCGGATGTTGTACTTCTACTATTGGTTTTTCTAAATATGCATTTGTGCATGCTTTTTGGGCTAATCTTACCTTCAGCCCATGGAGCTTATCTGGTTGTATTGCTAAACGCCGGAAGACGATTACCATTTTTACTAGCAATTCTCCTTTGGGAATTCCCAATAGGTTTTAATAATGCCAGTTTTAGATTTGTgggtaaaataaggtctgtggttcaCATTACTACTTAAAGTGGTAATACATTTTTAGGTAATTAATTTAGCTAGATGCTAACGCTTGCATGTAAACACCATCCATATGAGACAAAGGGGTTTGTGGTATCAAGACGCAACACTATGACATTGTAGCATGTCTCAATACTAATGcactatatataataaaaaaggcCCAAAATAAGTATGCATATTGGAATGCAGCCCATGAAAAATGTCCTGAACAGTTGGTTAACACAGTAGCATACAGGGAATGTAAAATTAGAGGGTAGAAGAGATTAATGCTGCTATCTAGTGGTTATTTATGAACATGCTGgtcacaaataaatgttttactcctTGTTGTGCAGAAGTTGTTACTGATTTGAGTTTCCAATTTTGTACAGAATCAGTACTTAAAgtaacaattcacccaaaaatggtcaTAATTGATTTCAGTTAATGGGGATATGTTTTACATTTGACAGATCTTGGATTGCAACAATGGcatttttgtgtgtaagtgtatttCTGTGTGcatctgtacattttagaatgaTATACACACTTTGTGCATGTACATTTTAGAATGATATACACACTTTGTGCATGTAGTAcatgataataaagtgtgttGTCTGTAAGTTTAATATGTTGTGCACAGTCTAGACACATCTCTATACTAAAAATCCAAATACGAGAacaaccacacacaaacactatatatagatagatagatagatagatagatagatagatagatagatagatataatatataaatataaataagatttagctcacttttagGGATAATTTGGTTctcagaacagaacaaaatgtacacacacaaacagaccacCACGCACAGTCTTTATACACCGTAATCCCACCTGTCTTTTTCTAGAAAGCACTGACTCAATTTTTGGATCTGGTTTTCATGACCAAGCGAATGTCTTCTAAACAGAGAGATTATGTGGCTATAAAAGCCAGTGTAGGACGGGCCTGAACCAGCACAGCTCCATCAAGGTACCCCCTCCACAGATACCGCTACTAGCTGAAACTCTGCAGAATGGGCCGGGTGAGTACGAAGGTGATGAGGACACACTGTTGCcattactgatcatttatttactGCTATTTGTGACAACAGTAATTAGTGATAGATCGATATATCAGGCCTAGACAATTAATAGGAAGATATTTGTCCATTAATATATTAAAGGgaaatttaaacctgaaaataaacaaagtttaaagATTTGGCTATGTTTTAAATGAAGACATGACATAAAATGAGTTTCAGTACTATTTGtgggtcactaatcaaataagaaaTTCGTGGCTGGAATAAAGTCTCATTCGTTCAGATAATTTTCTACGAGGACAAGAACTTCACGGGCCAACGGTACGAGTGTGACAGCAACTGCTCGGACTTCCATGCCTACCTGAAACGGTGTAACTCCATCCGTGTGGAGAGCGGGGCTTGGGTGGTGTACGAGAGGCCTAACTTCATGGGCTACCAGTATGTTCTGACCCGGGGCGAGTATCCGGATTACCAACGCTGGATGGGTCTCAATGATCGCCTTTGCTCCTGCAAGATGATCCACTTTGTAAGTCACGCATGTTGTATATTCACATTGTAAAGTAGAGTCATTCCTGTAATGCAGCACcttttgaaatatttaacttttaataaatgaatatgCATGTGTTATATACTCTGATCAAGTTCAAGCACTTACACGTTATCAATTAAAGATACTTGACAATTAACACAATGGCAGGGAAATTGACAGGTTGCCTTacaggatgaaaaaaaaaagagctaaagTTAGCCATTGCTCAGTGTTAGCATTGATGTGGGAGTGGAATTTTTTAGagatgtttgtgctgttgttttccaACCAAGAAAGTTGTCACTTCCTGGAGGATGATGTCTGACTGTTTTTTGTAATATCCCTTCATCTAACAGGATGGAAAGTGATATAAAGGACTCGGAAGAAACTACGGATTGATTGCCTATTAAAACAATAATTCCCAAGTTAGTGCTTAAAGTGGTGAAATCGTTTAAAAATCACCCTGCAGAGACGGCCtttgaaaatgtgcattttaCATGCGCTTTCAAGTGAAATCACGCAGTCTCCCTCAGGCaggctttttattttaaaacatttcttcACTTCTGACAATATCCACCAGGTGGCACATGGGATTCTAGAGCAACAGCTCCCACCCTCCAACAAGTGGGTAGagctgcaggccagagatctccaaatggggcaGAATTTCCAAAAGAGCATGGGGTTACTCCAATAGAGGTTGCACAAATTCCAAAAGGGGGTCTCTTCCACTCTTGGTTGGGGTTAGGCCAAGGGTTAGATTAGGGTCTCCCTTTATCTTTGCTGGCAGTTAGGAGCTCCCGTCCcatttttggagctctgcctgcagctgTAACCTTCTCCCCTCCGAGGTTACGAGACTGGTGTCTCTGCACTGCAGAAAAGAAATTGGAGTTTACTAATAGGTGGATGTGTTCAAACCACGTTAGGCATTAGTCAACCGCTTTACTTGATTTGTCTATTACATAGTGATTGCTTCCTTTCATTGGAGAGTTGAAaaaacgcccatcctggtttggaaatgcTCACCGATTAGGGAAATGCCCATTTCTGTTTCGCAGAAACCTTGGCTTTTTGGACTTGCATATAtatgaagaccagtcttgccaagccACATTGGAAGAACGAACTTGAAAGGATAGGAGGACGTAGAAAGCATCTGTTGCAAGCATCTATTTTATTAAAACCATACccaacaaaacaataaatgttgacagaatataACGACTCTCACTAGCCGTCAGACTTTTGCGAGCTTACAGCAGGAAATTCTTGACATTGATAAATGTCCTTTGTCTGCCACCGTAGTACCCAgttcttgcccacaagtcaccatccGATGCGTCGGATTTTTGGGCTGATCAAGAACACATCCTGGTCATTTTATGCATTCTCTATACATAAGTTCTTGAGTATTGGAATTTAACTTTGGCAGTGGATTATGATGTTGAACGAATctacaagaacacaaaagaatgcaCATTGAGTAACAGCCCTTTACTTCAGATTAATCCTTCTTTTGGGGTGTGTCATACCTCATGAGCATTTTACATTGCAGCCTAACCTTGTAAAGTATtagaaaatattaaatgataGCTACAATTCGTGTAGTTGAGAAACGCTGGATTTTGTGATAAAAGAAAATGTCCATCTTTTTTGCGAGTTACATATTTTATCCAATATACAGACATTCTTGAAAATGTACTGCATGTAAGAAACAACCCTCtactttgatgtctatgtgtacTCCATTCTAGACTAATCACCCTCCCTCTCCAGGTCACCAAATCTGAGTATAAAATCCAGCTCTATGACAAGGGAGATTTCGCCGGCCAGGTGTACGAGACAACCGAGGACTGTCCATCCTTGATGGACCGCTTCCGTACACGCGAGGTCCACTCTTGTAAGGTGCTGGATGGGATCTGGATCTTCTATGAGCACCCAAACTACAGGGGCCGCCAGTACCTACTGGAGAAGGGGGACTATCGTAAACCCGTGGACTGGGGTGCAGTCTGTCCCACGGTCCAGTCCTTCAAACGCCTGATGGAGTGACATTATCTAAATCATCCATCTTAAGTTCTCCTTTACCTACAAACCACGCAACCAGGACATCAACCTGTGCTAAATCAATAAACGTGTGGTAGCAAATATTGCTTGTTTACACTTTTgattgtttcttttgttgttgataaTCAAACTATATGGTATTTTGCCATAAATGGTAGAAGCTAGCTGAATTAGGAACATGTCTACATGAACAGGTTGTATGACATTTCCTCATCATCGAAAACCCTAAACAAAGCTTTGCAAGGTAAAAGACAATACGATCCAAATACAAGTTCACttgcaatgaaaataaaccaCAATGTGTTCTGTGCCGTGAGTTATTGGCTGCCAAGAGCATCAAATCAAATTCAAGAAATCGAAATTTAGAAACCTCAAACTAAAAGACAAACTTTATACAGCATTTGGCTAAATGTTTGTAATCTGGTAAATCACACTTTTGCTGTTTATAAATTTACAAAACTATGTATTTACAGTTTCAGCCTTTATCATGTTAAAGGGATTGGTCAGTTATATGACTGAACACGAAAGAAGATtttgggcagaatgttagtcaccgttcactttcattaaaaaaaaaaaaaaaaaaaaacatttgcaatgaaagtgaatggtgactgaggtatactgcctaacatctattGTGTTCCACATTAGAAAAAAAGCCATCTGAATTTTTAACAACAACGGTGacgggtgagtaaaagatgacacaattacattttttgactTAAGTGTAAAATATGGAATTGTTAAGATACTTATTGCAGATACGCAATGCATGAATGAAATTGGAACGCTCACCACTTATGACACGGTTTTCCACAGCATGAGGGAAATAACAGTGAAatagctaaaaataaaatgtacttatccATTTTTTTCCTTACCGTTCAGACCGAACGTCTCGTTgcgctaaaaaacaaaacaagaactaCACGCAGCGCAGCGAAtataacagaacgcaggtgtctcaacgcgcgctttaaaatttgaattttttacTTGACAGTTGACACGGCGTCTACAAAAGCGCGGTGCTCACGTGAGACACAATTACTTTTCGCGGCAAATCGCTGTGAAGGCTCACAGACTGATATTTGATGTTTCACATGCtcgtgttttattttttaattcacatCTCCCCTCTAGCGGCCAAACAGCGGGTTTCGAGACTTTTTGAAGCTATATAAAGGTAGTGATACAATTTgtaacttatttatttaattgagtaCGATATGTATAAAAATTCGTCCtataaaattttaaaaatgtaatttaacttcCATATTATCATTTTAGTTAATTTGTGATTAGTCAATGAAGCTCTACAAGAGCAGAATcgagctatatatatatttttctgaaaCCTTATGCAGAAAACAtgcatacatgtgtgtgtatatatatattatacaataaatCCTGTATTCTGATTTAAGAATAGATTTTGCATCATTcaagaatgggggaaaaaagaatgataattaaaaatgaatataccTTTAATATATTATAAACTTTCTAACAGCACCTTAGAAGGCAAATCGATTTTTTTGTATTGGCTTTCAGTATCtaaataatgcagcattacaataAACTTGTAATGGTCATATGGCATGCTACTATACTATTTTAAACCACTTTTcccttttatataaataattattttatgacCTATTTATTGAGAGACTACATGtaacattcattattttaaaacttttttataaaacatttgtcACACCATAGATCTATTAAATTGTACTGCAAAAAAGTGAAAAGATGATTAAATATTGTGAAAATCATAAAAAGAAGTGGTGATGACCAGTTACAGCACCTAACAAATACGGTATACAAATATCTACACTTATGCCATGTATAGTCAAATATTTTTTCAACTTGATGtttaaaagcgagttaaatttttaaaatttaaaattgtgTAATCTGGAGTAAAgtcgctgactaccaaccctggagtcccCAGTTTAAATCaatggcgtgctgagtgactccaggaaggtctcctaagcaaccaaattggcccggttgctagggagggtatagtcacatggggtaacctccttgtggtcgctataatgtggttctcggtggggcgtgtggtgagccgctgagaatagcgtgaagcctccacaggcgctatgtctccgtggttacgcactcaacaagccacgtgataagatgtgcagatttacagtttcagacatggaggcaactgagattcgtcctccgcaacccggattgaggcgagtcactacaccaccacgaggacttagagcgcattgggaattgggtattccaaattggggagaaaagtggagaaaatcGTAAAAAAATCAACCCAGGCCCcttggagaagactttacggagtggttcgactatcccgtcatcaatacaaggtCTCTGCCAGAAATTAATGCAACTTTGGATGGAAagaaatgttgtgacattgcataa from Xyrauchen texanus isolate HMW12.3.18 chromosome 50, RBS_HiC_50CHRs, whole genome shotgun sequence includes:
- the LOC127640933 gene encoding keratin, type I cytoskeletal 19-like translates to MEGPDEPRWALRDLNERLKGFLEHVKQLDQVNRKLEEKILEWRRNNLMTPPQDWSDKEELAQELREQVTRMLMGNTEILLQSDAVKLKASRLQTRCETEERLRLLQEQQVLNLKRKKEEVEMNNIILQKQISQTRQELQQIIKEQERELDQHQRRAEEESDRVLEQIAAGEDGRGMDLSWTSTQCNYSSPAHSRLDSATPTIPAPGFGPAPQTRPRNYPASPTAAFPPQVRAGVEDLKEARAELTEARKQWHRLQVEIESLHAMEKSLQSSLHHTQLQYSVQLKDLSGSVRSLESELETVQNELEVQRQNHSQLLNTKMRLEREITTYRKLLEHEEGRFLTSEGQSLKLKTWKASVHAPEQNGLPNGCDEEIVQPVSTERTPKSSPVLHRHRNLVVLTEPIGNKDGEICTVKTQEILEGNILRESAEGHGSVETENIDKVIRQWEGSFFQGNPKLRKKSVSLRFNLHMAVADEGCGQTKQDSLPNVEVRLVMKRSRSIPTFAE
- the LOC127640894 gene encoding gamma-crystallin S isoform X1, which codes for MGRVSTKIIFYEDKNFTGQRYECDSNCSDFHAYLKRCNSIRVESGAWVVYERPNFMGYQYVLTRGEYPDYQRWMGLNDRLCSCKMIHFVTKSEYKIQLYDKGDFAGQVYETTEDCPSLMDRFRTREVHSCKVLDGIWIFYEHPNYRGRQYLLEKGDYRKPVDWGAVCPTVQSFKRLME
- the LOC127640894 gene encoding gamma-crystallin S isoform X2 codes for the protein MGRIIFYEDKNFTGQRYECDSNCSDFHAYLKRCNSIRVESGAWVVYERPNFMGYQYVLTRGEYPDYQRWMGLNDRLCSCKMIHFVTKSEYKIQLYDKGDFAGQVYETTEDCPSLMDRFRTREVHSCKVLDGIWIFYEHPNYRGRQYLLEKGDYRKPVDWGAVCPTVQSFKRLME